The sequence CATCATTAGAGCATTAAGCAATATTCCGATCACCCATATTAAAAAGAATCGCTTTTGTTCTATATGTTTAATCGGGATACATAACAATAGCAATAATTCTATCCAAATACTAACGAGGATTAAAGTACCCCAAAAAACAGGGCTCCAGCCAAACTCTAAAATAGGGAGTAGATTATTCCATTTTTTTTGTCCCGAATCCAAAACGGTGACAGTATGACCAGTGAACATCGTGATAAATGCTAACACACTAGCGGTTAAGGCAATTCGTTTGATACCCTTTGTTGCAGCATAAATAAAAAAAATCCAAAACCAGGTGAGGATAGCGATCACCGGGGTGTCCGGCAAGAAAACGATAGCAACGAGATCAATCAGGGAGGCAAGCGAAAAGACCATTAAAAATGAAAAATACAAGATGAATATAAATATGCTTATTCTTCCAATCCATTTTCCTAATAACAGGGCCAGCAGTTCTGAAATATTGGTATATGGATAATGAATTCGAAGTCGATAAATGGAAAAAAAGCGAATAGAATAGCTATAGGAATCGATATAAAAATGGAAATCCATGCATCCCTTCCGGCAACGTCAATTAAGATTGGGAGAATTACAACATGGCCCATGATTGGAATGGTCAGTATCAACAAAAATAGTGTTTCCCACTTGGTTAACAAATTCTTCACCTGCTAAAAAAAGACTTAAAAAAGCGATAAGGGTTGTTATCTGGTTTTTGTTGCTCTGGATGAAGGCTTTCATTCGTCAACCCCTGATGAGTTATAAGGGTATTAACCTCTATATTAATTTCCGCATTAGCGAAAATGTCATCCCATTCAGGCTCAATTCTTTTCCACTCTTTAGGAGATGTTTGGTGAATAATCAATCCGAAATCTGTTATATCAGTCTCTAGTTCTTGTAGTTTATTTATGGACGAAAGCATAAGCCCCTCAACTTCCTGGGAGATTCTCTTTTCGACTTTCTTGAGAAAGGATTCATTAAGCTTTGCCAGTGTCATATTATCGGCAAGTGTTCCCTCGATCTCCGTTTGAATATCTATCTTTAGCTGTTTTCCTTCTAGATGAGGAACAATCTTTGTCTTGGCTTTTTTTACTTCTAATGATGCCCTATCACGTTCACCCAGCATGGCTGTGATGGTTCCGCCCTTAACTAGATTTAATAGCCAATTAAGCCCCGTGGATTCTTTTATGTTAAGCTTGCCAACCATTTTATTGTTTTTAATGACAGCTGTACCTGTAATGGCAGTGACCTTTTGATTAACGGAATCTTGAACAGATATAATCGGGACATAAGCATTAAAGTGATGACCAATAAGAAATCGATAAAATTCATAAAGCTTGGTCGGTGTATACACGGAAATAAATTTTGTTTGCTCTAAGACAGATACAAGCTCTGTAGAAGAAAGATCTTCATATAGAGTAGGGATATTAAAGATTTCCCTCGGATCCTTGTCCGAAATAAAAAGGTAACCATTTAGTCGGAACATTTGGTCACGCCGAAGAACATCCAGTGCTAAGGGGAAATCTGTTTCCTTTGCCAGCTCTTCACCAATGATAATTGTATTAGTATGTCCAAAATTGAGCCGTCTTTTTGTTATGCGGATAAACTCTCGGCCTATTTCAATTAATGAGTCACCCCTTAATTCAAGAATAATATGGTTTCCACTGCTTTTTCCGCCAGATTGACCTGCTTGTGCACTCGTTGGTTTGATAATTTCAATGCTTCCTTTAATCTCATTTCCATCCTTATCCAACCCAATTCCTTGAACAAAGGCAGATTCGCTAATATCTTGGCTATTCCAGCAGCCTGTTAAAATTAAAGGGGTGCACAGAATAAAAGAAAATAGTCGTTTCATTGTTTATCACCTGTATCCGGTAATGACTTAACTTTTGTTGATCGTTTGTTTGGTATGAATTTTGGTCGATGTTTAAGCCATTTGGTTGGAAAACGAATAAAAGCATCTTTAAAGTCATGGAAGTAAGTGGGTGCTAACGGTGACATGTAAGGAACACCAAGTGAGGTCAAGGACACCATATGGGTAACTAAACCAAGTAGTGCAACAATCAACCCGAACGGTCCAAACAAACTGCTCGAAATTAATAATGCTATCCGAGTCAAGGCTGTGATATCGGCAATCGGGGTAACAATAAATGCGGAAATATAAGAAACTGAGATAATCACAATAGTCGGTGCTCCCACAAGGCCAGCTGATACAGCTACTTGTCCCAAAATCAAGGCACCAACAATACTTAATGCCGGCCCTACAGCTTGTGGGAGTCTTACTCCTGCTTCGCGGACCACTTCAAACATTAAAATCATCAGTGCTATTTCCAACCAAAGTGAAAAAGGCACTATCTCCCGTGCTTCAATAATCGGAATAAGAAGATCTGATGGAATCATTTCTTTGTTGAAATTTAGCGCAGAGATGTACAAAGATGGAAGGGTGGTACTTAATATAAAAGCCATGAATCGAATTAACCTAATAAATGAACTGTAATAAGGCCTGGAATTGTAATCTTCGATTGATTTTATGTTATCCAGAAAGAAAAGTGGGATGTATAAACTGACAGGGTCTCCGTCAGTTAAAATTAAAATTCTTCCATCTAAAAGCAAAGCTGATGCCGTATCTGGTCTTTCCGTATTGCCTATTGTCGAAAAAATAGAATAAGGATGGTCTTCAATATATTGTTCGATATCTCCCGAACTGCGAATCGCATCCACTTTGATCTGATTAAGCCTATTCTTAGTCCGATTGATTATTTCTGGATCTGCAATTCCTTTAATATAAGCGATTACGATAGATGTCTGGCTAAATTCACCGATTTTTATTGTATCGAACTGTAATGCAGGATGAGAAATTCTTCTTCGCAGTAAAGAAATATTGACAGCGGATGATTCAATAAACCCATCCCGCGCCCCGCGGACAGCTTTTTCGGATACAGGTTCCTGTACTGCGCGGAGAAATTCAAATGCTTCTACATGAACGATTAAACCTTTATCAATACCATCAATAATCACCAACAATTTTCCTTTTAAGACTTCCTGAACAGCAGTTGTAAGTTTCCTTTCATCAGTAACCCTTTTGACGGAGAGCTTTTCTTTAATTTCGGTTAGAGGGTCCTGTTCAATATTCTGGAATGGCTCCTCTACAAGTGGTTTTAAAACATTCTCACGGACCGTCATTTCCAAGACTAAACCATCAATGAATATAATGAGTACTTGTCGCAATTCACCATTTTGAAAACGAATCGGGAATCGGCGGTATACAACATCCGGACTGTTTCCTAACTGTTTTTTAAGATCATATTCATTTTCCTCAATTTTCAACGAAAATGCACATGGTTGATCATTGGCAACCACTGTTTGTCCCATTCCTTTATTTTGAAATCTATGCATTATTTTTTTGATTTTGGACGGACGTTTCAACAGGAATGCTCCTTTAAAATGATTTTGGTTATTATTTGTATATATAGAAAAAATATGTGTGATCAGATATCTAATTCTTTTTCAGAAAAGGGATGCAGAATCTTACTGAAACTGAATTCAAGTTTACTCTTCTTTGAGAATCCAACCATAATGACAGCAACCAGCTGTAAAGGCTACAAGTAAAATGTTGATGTTATCAGAATAGTAGGGGTGCTGTGACTTCTTTTCTCGTTGGAGTGGAAAAATCTAAAGAACGAATCAAAGGCAGCAAATTATTTAATTCATATTAGTAGAGTAAAAGTGTGAAATACTTAAATTTGTTCTCTATATGCAAAATAACTAAGGGGTTGAAATAATGAAAACATATCCAATTTTAGAGGGAAAAGTAGCGATTATAACAGGTGCAGCCATGGGAATGGGAAAAGCAACTGCAGAGTTATTTGCAGAGGCAATGGCGAAAGTTGTTATTGTTGACTTTAATGAAGAAAAAGGAAAGGAAGTAGTAGACGGAATATTAGCAAATGGCCAAGAGGCCTAATTTGTTAAAGTAGATGTTTCTAAGCCTGAAGAAGTAGAAAATATGGTGAAAGAAACAGCCGAAAAATATGGCTGTCTCGATGTTGCTGTAAACAACGCTGCTTTGACACTCGATGATAAATTTATTACAGAATTAGATGATGAATACTGGGATCGATTAATGAGCGTTGACTTGAAGGGTGTCGTTTTATCAATGAAGTACGAACTGCAGCAACTAGTAAAACAAGGAGATGGCGGTTCCATCATTAATATTTCTTCAGTAAGTGGTCTCCGTCCGCAACCGCAAACCTCGGTATACGTAGGTGCTAAACATGGTGTAGTAGGTTTGACGAAGAATGGGGCTTTAGAATATGGTAAACATAATATTCGAATTAATTCTGTTGCACCCGGTGCAGTAGATACACCAATGTTGCTGGTGCTATCGAGCAATTTGGATTTGATGCAAAAGAATATGCAAAGAAACTCAGTCTGTTAGAAAGGTTTGCACAGCCGGAAGAAATTGCCCAAGCCACTATGTGGTTAGCTTCTGATTATTCTTCCTATGTCACGGGAACAACGCTCCATGTAGATGCTGGATATACAAGTATGTGATCTACCCAACAGATTAACCTCTTATAAATTATTATATGAGGTTTTTATTTTGGAAGGTCTTTACTATGGATCAACCTAGAAAAGGCGTTTGAGTTAGGCCGTTAAAATATCCTAGGTCCCCTTTTTAATAACTAAAGAAACGTGTTCATAACCGTTAAAGGACTTTTGGAAATAAATATTTGGTGTTCATGGAGTGTAAACCTGAAGGGGGTTATTCGAATAATGCATTGTTCAATACTAGTATTCTTTTTGATTTCTATTTATTAGAGTCATGTAATTTTTGAAGTTTATATATAACTTTATCCAATCGTTGACTAAGCTGAACTGTTTTAAGACTGTTTAGGCCTTCTGAGATGCCGTTAACAATCATTTTCCTACGAAGATTATTGATGACTAACAACAAACATTCCTTTGAACAATTCATTTTCTTATACCTCATTCACATCCTTATTTAATCAATTATTTTATCATCAGGTTTATTTTTTAGCAAGAATACAGACAACAATCTTAGAATGGAAGCTGTTTAAGAAATAGCAGATAAATATATAGAAAAGAGGTGTAATCTTATTGCGTGAGTACATGTGCTTTATAATAAAAGATACGACAGGAAAATGGTAAATAGATGAACTTAAACCCAAGGGTACCTGTTAAACTGTTTGTGCACTTTTCTTAGAAGCAAGAGGTGAGGGTAAGCACTAAAAATGCAAAAAACCCTTGCATTTGCAAGGGTTTTTAAGGATGGAGAATAGGGGGCTCGAACCCCTGACCTCAACGCTGCCAGCGTTGCGCTCTCCCAGCTGAGCTAATCCCCCGTATCTGTTAGATAAGGTACAAGAAAGATTATATAACCTTATTGAATGACATGCAAGACAAAGTTTCGCAAATTAGCAAAAAAGCCGCCAATCAGCGGCTTTTCTCATAAACCTTCAATTTCAACCCGATTGATGCCATCTATTTCAGACACTGCTTCATAAACATCTGTAGTCTTCCTGCGAAAGTCTACTGTCACAATCAGCTGGACCAGCTGATTTCCTTCTGCAAGGTCTTTGATGCGGACATTCTTCAAAGCAATTTTTTCAGCTTTTATCCTGGTGATGATATCTGCGATGCTTTCCCGGCTATTCACATTGAATTGCAAACGAATCTCTTTTTCCCTTAATTGTCTTGGGCCAATGAAGGTCATAAGAAAGGGTATGAATTCGACGCTCACGATTAGAAGAACTACACCGGCAATGGCCTCAATATAAAATCCTGCACCAACCGTAATTCCAATCCCGGCTGCACCCCAAATCATCGCAGCAGTAGTCAAACCGGAAATCGTATCATTTCCTCTTCGTAAAATTACCCCTGCTCCCAGAAATCCAATTCCGGAAACGATCTGTGCTGCCAGGCGGAGAGGATCCATCGTAATATTGACATCTTCGTCCCCGGGGAACATGTAAGCCGACTCACTGGATACAATCGTCAAAAGACAGCTGACAATCGATATGACCAGGCTCGTTTTAAGTCCCACCGGTTTTCTTTTAATTTCCCTTTCGAGACCGATGACAAGGCCCAGGAAAGCAGAGATTCCAAGTTTAAGTAATATTTCCATATCCATAGAATAAATCATTCTGATCTCCTGCCCCTAAGTAGATGTAATTACTTTCCCTTAAAATAACGAGTTAAACACAATCATCCAATAAAAATTTAAATTAATGAAAGATAAAAATTACATTTCATTGTAAAATACATATAATTCATTTGTTTAAAGCAAAGGAGAATGGAAATGGACACACCAAGAGTAAATCCCTATATGGCAGTTGCAATCGGCGTAGTTGCTGTATCGACTTCTGCCATTCTGGTAAAAGTTTCATCAGCGCCGTCCGGTGTCATTGCGTTTTATAGATTATTCTTTTCTGTACTATTCATGCTGCCGGTATTTCTAATAAAGTATGTTTCAGAACTTCGTCTTATTACGAAACGAGATTGGGTATTCTCAGGGATTGCCGGTATATTTCTGGCCTTTCACTTTATCCTCTGGTTCGAATCTCTAAACTATACTTCAGTTGCAAGTTCCACCGTGCTGGTGACACTTCAGCCGCTGTTCGCATTTATTGGGGCATATTTTTTCTTTAAAGAACGAGTGTCAGTCAAAGCAATTATAAGCGGGGTAATTGCAATCGGCGGAAGCGTCATTATCAGCTGGGGCGATTTTAAAATTAGTGGAAGTGCTCTGTTTGGAGATTTCTTGGCCATTGTCGCATGTGCCTTAGTAAC comes from Mesobacillus jeotgali and encodes:
- a CDS encoding Spo0E family sporulation regulatory protein-aspartic acid phosphatase, producing the protein MRYKKMNCSKECLLLVINNLRRKMIVNGISEGLNSLKTVQLSQRLDKVIYKLQKLHDSNK
- a CDS encoding spore germination protein, coding for MKRPSKIKKIMHRFQNKGMGQTVVANDQPCAFSLKIEENEYDLKKQLGNSPDVVYRRFPIRFQNGELRQVLIIFIDGLVLEMTVRENVLKPLVEEPFQNIEQDPLTEIKEKLSVKRVTDERKLTTAVQEVLKGKLLVIIDGIDKGLIVHVEAFEFLRAVQEPVSEKAVRGARDGFIESSAVNISLLRRRISHPALQFDTIKIGEFSQTSIVIAYIKGIADPEIINRTKNRLNQIKVDAIRSSGDIEQYIEDHPYSIFSTIGNTERPDTASALLLDGRILILTDGDPVSLYIPLFFLDNIKSIEDYNSRPYYSSFIRLIRFMAFILSTTLPSLYISALNFNKEMIPSDLLIPIIEAREIVPFSLWLEIALMILMFEVVREAGVRLPQAVGPALSIVGALILGQVAVSAGLVGAPTIVIISVSYISAFIVTPIADITALTRIALLISSSLFGPFGLIVALLGLVTHMVSLTSLGVPYMSPLAPTYFHDFKDAFIRFPTKWLKHRPKFIPNKRSTKVKSLPDTGDKQ
- a CDS encoding Ger(x)C family spore germination protein gives rise to the protein MKRLFSFILCTPLILTGCWNSQDISESAFVQGIGLDKDGNEIKGSIEIIKPTSAQAGQSGGKSSGNHIILELRGDSLIEIGREFIRITKRRLNFGHTNTIIIGEELAKETDFPLALDVLRRDQMFRLNGYLFISDKDPREIFNIPTLYEDLSSTELVSVLEQTKFISVYTPTKLYEFYRFLIGHHFNAYVPIISVQDSVNQKVTAITGTAVIKNNKMVGKLNIKESTGLNWLLNLVKGGTITAMLGERDRASLEVKKAKTKIVPHLEGKQLKIDIQTEIEGTLADNMTLAKLNESFLKKVEKRISQEVEGLMLSSINKLQELETDITDFGLIIHQTSPKEWKRIEPEWDDIFANAEINIEVNTLITHQGLTNESLHPEQQKPDNNPYRFFKSFFSR
- a CDS encoding endospore germination permease is translated as MDFHFYIDSYSYSIRFFSIYRLRIHYPYTNISELLALLLGKWIGRISIFIFILYFSFLMVFSLASLIDLVAIVFLPDTPVIAILTWFWIFFIYAATKGIKRIALTASVLAFITMFTGHTVTVLDSGQKKWNNLLPILEFGWSPVFWGTLILVSIWIELLLLLCIPIKHIEQKRFFLIWVIGILLNALMMFSTTTGVITIFGLGQAENFVYPAAEIVRIVSLGFIDRFDVYALILMTFGTYIRCSLYFRIAYEISVSKASSEWGKRAIFTFLAAAGFFGALYLSNDHIRIGRAIDIYTYMVFLFPLPLFLLWISQTKRRKNKGMIHQNEGQ
- a CDS encoding DMT family transporter, whose translation is MDTPRVNPYMAVAIGVVAVSTSAILVKVSSAPSGVIAFYRLFFSVLFMLPVFLIKYVSELRLITKRDWVFSGIAGIFLAFHFILWFESLNYTSVASSTVLVTLQPLFAFIGAYFFFKERVSVKAIISGVIAIGGSVIISWGDFKISGSALFGDFLAIVACALVTVYLLFGQTVRKRMSLITYTFIVYSISSITLFFYVIAVGDSFYPYPAGDWVYFILLALIPTLLGHTLFNWSIKWISASVISMAILFEPVGATVLAFYLLGEKVILTQIIGGLIVIAGITLFLVDERRMKLKNQAEIKSISG
- a CDS encoding MgtC/SapB family protein; the encoded protein is MDMEILLKLGISAFLGLVIGLEREIKRKPVGLKTSLVISIVSCLLTIVSSESAYMFPGDEDVNITMDPLRLAAQIVSGIGFLGAGVILRRGNDTISGLTTAAMIWGAAGIGITVGAGFYIEAIAGVVLLIVSVEFIPFLMTFIGPRQLREKEIRLQFNVNSRESIADIITRIKAEKIALKNVRIKDLAEGNQLVQLIVTVDFRRKTTDVYEAVSEIDGINRVEIEGL
- a CDS encoding SDR family oxidoreductase translates to MLERFAQPEEIAQATMWLASDYSSYVTGTTLHVDAGYTSM